A section of the Neorhodopirellula lusitana genome encodes:
- the ssb gene encoding single-stranded DNA-binding protein has translation MASFNRVVLMGNLTRDIELRYLPSGMAVAEFGLAVNDRRKTSDGQWVDDPSFFDITLFGRTAEVASEYLSKGSPVLIEGRLKQDTWEKDGQKRSKVKVIGERMQMVGAKGGGNGGGGGGGAPARQSNPNSQGNNNQQSRPPAQQPARDAQPTGDGPGYDEPDIPF, from the coding sequence ATGGCCAGTTTCAATCGCGTAGTCTTGATGGGAAATTTGACGCGGGATATCGAACTTCGTTACCTACCCAGTGGAATGGCGGTTGCGGAGTTTGGCCTAGCGGTGAACGACCGACGAAAAACATCAGACGGACAGTGGGTCGATGACCCTTCGTTCTTTGATATCACGCTGTTCGGACGAACAGCAGAAGTTGCCAGTGAGTACCTCTCCAAGGGCTCACCGGTTTTAATCGAAGGGCGTCTGAAACAAGACACCTGGGAAAAAGACGGTCAAAAGCGTTCGAAGGTCAAAGTCATTGGCGAGCGAATGCAGATGGTCGGCGCAAAAGGCGGCGGCAACGGTGGTGGAGGCGGAGGCGGTGCCCCGGCTCGCCAGTCGAATCCGAACAGCCAAGGCAACAACAACCAACAATCGCGACCGCCGGCTCAACAGCCTGCTCGTGATGCCCAACCGACCGGTGACGGCCCCGGGTACGACGAACCCGACATTCCGTTTTAA
- the pth gene encoding aminoacyl-tRNA hydrolase: MKLIVGLGNPGREYEQTRHNVGFMVASELVRRFMGTPPTPKFKGEVSEVRIGSEKALILCPHTYMNASGQSVRKAIDFYKLETEDLILICDDLNLACGRIRLRRGGSAGGQKGLADTIRHLGTDQYPRLRIGIDRPPAKWQVTDFVLGNFTEEERTNIDPAISRSCDAIECWVKEGITEAMTVYNAPPQT, encoded by the coding sequence GTGAAACTGATCGTTGGGCTGGGTAATCCTGGCCGAGAGTACGAACAGACCCGTCACAATGTCGGTTTCATGGTAGCTTCCGAACTCGTTCGGAGGTTCATGGGAACGCCGCCGACACCAAAGTTCAAAGGCGAAGTCAGTGAAGTTCGTATCGGTTCCGAAAAGGCGCTGATACTTTGTCCCCACACCTACATGAATGCCAGCGGGCAAAGCGTTCGCAAGGCAATTGATTTTTACAAACTAGAAACCGAGGACCTGATCCTCATCTGCGATGACTTGAATTTAGCCTGCGGGCGAATTCGACTCCGTCGTGGCGGTTCTGCCGGCGGCCAAAAAGGGCTCGCCGACACGATTCGGCACCTGGGTACTGACCAGTACCCACGGCTTCGAATCGGAATTGACCGCCCGCCGGCGAAATGGCAGGTGACCGATTTCGTGCTGGGTAACTTTACCGAAGAGGAACGAACGAACATCGACCCCGCGATCTCACGCTCATGTGATGCGATAGAATGCTGGGTCAAAGAAGGAATCACTGAAGCGATGACCGTTTACAACGCTCCACCGCAAACCTAG
- the rplI gene encoding 50S ribosomal protein L9 produces the protein MTKAATRRANSHFKRLPKGENGGVQLLLIHNVEHLGKQGDLVEVKNGFALNFLLPQGLATIATDHHKRMVEKHREKLRAIELEKLRSYQEQADELGKQSITIEANANDEGHLYGSVGPHEIVDSLKAAGIHLAQDQIRLDGPLKELGLYTVKVHLHSEVEASLKVWVVPTVAAEGGEPGA, from the coding sequence ATGACCAAAGCTGCAACCCGGCGTGCCAACAGCCACTTCAAACGATTGCCTAAGGGCGAAAACGGTGGTGTTCAACTGCTGTTGATCCACAATGTCGAGCACCTCGGCAAACAAGGCGATCTTGTCGAAGTCAAGAATGGCTTCGCGTTGAACTTCTTGTTGCCACAAGGCCTTGCGACCATCGCAACGGACCACCACAAGCGAATGGTCGAGAAGCACCGTGAAAAACTGCGTGCGATCGAACTGGAAAAGCTTCGCAGCTATCAGGAACAAGCCGACGAACTGGGCAAGCAATCGATCACCATCGAAGCCAATGCCAACGACGAAGGCCACCTGTACGGCAGCGTCGGCCCCCACGAAATCGTGGACTCGCTCAAGGCCGCTGGCATCCACTTGGCTCAAGACCAAATCCGCTTGGATGGTCCTTTGAAGGAACTTGGCCTTTACACAGTCAAGGTTCACTTGCATAGTGAAGTCGAAGCAAGCCTGAAGGTTTGGGTTGTCCCAACCGTCGCCGCTGAAGGTGGCGAACCAGGAGCCTAG
- the rpsF gene encoding 30S ribosomal protein S6: MAKVNTYESLFILDSNHYARDPGGVSKQIEEIISEAGGDIHVSRMWMEQKLAYPIDKHQKGTYYLIYFSMDGPSLPKIDRAFKLCEPVVRELTIRLDPRLVEPILANARGENFAGPAGEGAAEGAPEAAATEAGAADEGATEAVAEA, from the coding sequence GTGGCCAAAGTTAACACTTACGAATCTCTGTTCATTCTCGATAGCAACCACTATGCCCGCGATCCAGGCGGCGTTAGCAAGCAAATCGAGGAAATCATCTCTGAAGCTGGTGGTGACATTCACGTCAGCCGTATGTGGATGGAACAGAAGCTTGCCTACCCAATCGACAAGCACCAAAAAGGTACTTACTACCTAATTTACTTCAGCATGGACGGACCCAGCCTGCCGAAGATCGACCGCGCTTTCAAACTTTGCGAGCCAGTTGTGCGTGAACTCACCATCCGCTTGGACCCACGTTTGGTTGAGCCTATCCTGGCCAACGCTCGTGGCGAAAACTTTGCTGGCCCTGCCGGCGAAGGTGCTGCTGAGGGTGCCCCAGAAGCTGCCGCAACGGAAGCAGGCGCTGCAGACGAAGGTGCAACCGAAGCCGTCGCTGAAGCCTAA
- a CDS encoding SPFH domain-containing protein yields the protein MLSLSWFFIGIAVYAAIKILPGCLYTVSPDQRAVKTSFGAAQILPMVAESPDIQPPIDPSLSEDERKRYEYPQVRVIRPGGPYFKLPWENVYKVSVATQAIDISWDPSKAQSTIEAVTKDNLTTGVNGQIRYRVSENNLYPYLFGVSRPLEHVMGYFVSVLRERIANFVDPRGQSLVDETELQAEGSAGEATTDENSSGTAVELSEGVSINDLRKNLPLLNQYMEEQCRSTTGRYGIELDAALITEIDPPPEVDRALSAINSTRNQVAADISTARADAEQQITMSARAVEIATNNAQAEVAPLQELAGTLSSIKKEGGSDCLRAYLRNARVPLFSRAGRVVMTEQKRSS from the coding sequence ATGCTCAGCTTGTCTTGGTTTTTTATCGGGATTGCCGTTTACGCGGCGATCAAAATACTGCCGGGCTGTCTTTATACGGTCTCGCCTGACCAGCGAGCGGTGAAGACAAGTTTTGGTGCGGCGCAGATCTTGCCGATGGTTGCTGAATCGCCTGACATCCAACCACCCATCGATCCATCGCTTAGCGAAGACGAAAGAAAACGCTACGAATACCCTCAGGTCCGAGTCATCCGGCCCGGCGGACCGTACTTCAAACTGCCTTGGGAGAATGTCTACAAGGTCAGCGTGGCGACTCAAGCGATCGACATCTCGTGGGATCCGTCGAAGGCGCAAAGCACCATCGAAGCGGTGACCAAGGACAACTTGACCACCGGCGTCAACGGACAGATCCGATACCGCGTCAGTGAGAACAACCTTTATCCGTATCTGTTTGGGGTTAGCCGCCCGCTCGAACACGTGATGGGCTATTTCGTTTCGGTGCTTCGGGAACGAATCGCAAACTTCGTTGACCCACGCGGCCAAAGTCTGGTGGACGAAACTGAACTGCAAGCGGAAGGTTCAGCTGGTGAAGCAACGACCGACGAAAACTCAAGCGGGACCGCCGTTGAACTTTCCGAAGGCGTTTCGATCAATGACCTACGAAAGAACCTGCCGCTACTGAATCAATACATGGAAGAGCAGTGCCGTAGCACAACCGGACGATACGGCATTGAGTTGGACGCCGCATTGATCACCGAGATCGACCCACCACCGGAAGTGGATCGTGCCCTGTCGGCGATTAACAGCACACGGAACCAAGTTGCGGCCGACATCAGCACCGCGCGTGCCGACGCCGAACAACAGATCACCATGAGTGCCCGAGCGGTTGAGATCGCAACCAACAACGCTCAAGCCGAGGTCGCTCCGCTGCAGGAACTGGCCGGGACATTGTCGTCGATCAAGAAGGAGGGTGGCTCGGATTGCTTGCGTGCCTATTTGCGGAACGCACGCGTTCCGCTATTCAGCCGAGCCGGTCGAGTGGTCATGACCGAACAAAAGCGATCGAGCTAG
- a CDS encoding 50S ribosomal protein L25: MTDVIQATKRDSTGTAATRRLRRAGNVPAVLYGHGEANEHLAIPQSQVKGLLRHHSKMIKLTGAVEETALVSEMQWDPLGIEVIHMDLIRVNLKEKVELTVSVELHGEAAGTREGGILLENLREVEVRCSAGAIPESLILDVNELHLGENATASQLQLPEGVELLTDGDAVLAHVEAPRAQQDEEGTEVQVGAEPEVISKGGGDAEDDA, encoded by the coding sequence ATGACGGACGTTATTCAAGCCACCAAACGCGATTCCACTGGAACGGCTGCCACCCGTCGCTTGCGTCGAGCCGGTAACGTTCCTGCCGTGCTTTACGGTCACGGGGAAGCCAACGAGCATCTTGCGATTCCACAGTCACAGGTCAAAGGTTTGCTGCGTCACCACAGCAAAATGATCAAATTGACAGGAGCCGTCGAAGAAACTGCACTCGTCAGCGAAATGCAGTGGGATCCTTTGGGAATCGAAGTGATTCACATGGATCTGATCCGCGTTAACCTGAAAGAAAAAGTCGAACTGACCGTTTCGGTCGAATTGCATGGCGAAGCTGCCGGCACCCGCGAAGGCGGCATCCTGCTCGAAAATTTACGTGAAGTCGAAGTTCGCTGCTCCGCTGGTGCGATTCCAGAAAGCCTGATTCTCGACGTTAACGAACTCCACCTCGGCGAAAACGCAACTGCTAGCCAGCTTCAATTGCCTGAAGGCGTTGAACTGCTGACCGACGGCGATGCTGTCTTGGCTCACGTTGAAGCCCCACGTGCTCAACAAGATGAAGAGGGCACTGAAGTTCAAGTGGGTGCCGAGCCTGAAGTTATCAGCAAGGGTGGTGGTGACGCAGAAGACGACGCGTGA
- a CDS encoding SPFH domain-containing protein, producing MPMFLFIVGLLFIPILLWFARAFGIYTCVQECEAQVFTLFGKVIGTLDKAGLHFPVTHFGPHAMLIPFFGKRYVVNTALRQHYLRGQMVNSEEGTPMGVGIWYEMQVEEPVSYLFINANPDGSLQANVTSSTISTLSNLEMETMLEDRHSLSRTVRQAVSPLSEKWGYRLGSVYIRKVEFTDRQMVDNITEKVVKRLVQVTSAMKQDGENRVGLIKSETAFKVSQKMADAAAARPEIVGRKLNEIGKDDPEVLSTVLEIMEVNGLIDSGAAIDILPDNGNMLYQVGGNSGPVTADPINVYEA from the coding sequence ATGCCCATGTTCCTCTTCATCGTCGGCCTGCTCTTCATACCGATCCTGCTATGGTTCGCTCGCGCGTTCGGGATTTACACCTGCGTGCAAGAATGCGAGGCACAGGTCTTCACCCTGTTTGGCAAAGTGATCGGCACGCTCGACAAGGCCGGGCTGCATTTCCCGGTCACTCACTTTGGCCCTCACGCGATGCTAATTCCGTTTTTTGGAAAGCGTTACGTCGTTAACACTGCTTTGCGCCAGCACTACCTGCGTGGCCAGATGGTGAATTCCGAAGAAGGCACCCCAATGGGTGTTGGTATTTGGTACGAAATGCAGGTTGAAGAGCCTGTCTCGTACCTCTTCATCAATGCCAATCCTGATGGTTCGCTGCAGGCCAACGTAACCAGTTCGACCATTTCAACGCTCAGCAATCTTGAAATGGAAACCATGCTGGAGGATCGCCACAGCTTGAGCCGGACCGTCCGACAAGCGGTGTCGCCGCTATCTGAAAAATGGGGATACCGCCTTGGCTCGGTTTACATCCGCAAGGTGGAGTTCACCGACCGACAAATGGTCGATAATATCACTGAAAAGGTCGTCAAGCGACTCGTTCAAGTCACCAGTGCAATGAAACAGGACGGCGAAAACCGCGTTGGATTGATCAAGAGCGAAACCGCATTCAAGGTATCGCAAAAGATGGCCGATGCGGCTGCGGCCCGGCCTGAAATCGTCGGTAGGAAGCTGAACGAAATTGGCAAGGATGACCCGGAGGTGCTTAGCACCGTGCTGGAAATCATGGAGGTCAATGGTTTGATCGATTCCGGTGCCGCGATCGACATCCTGCCCGACAACGGCAACATGCTGTACCAAGTCGGCGGCAACAGTGGCCCAGTCACCGCGGACCCCATCAACGTCTACGAAGCTTAG